A stretch of DNA from Aspergillus flavus chromosome 3, complete sequence:
CGCGGAAAGCCCAGGCGAAGCCTTCCTTGCGGGTGATGTCTCGTAAGAGACCCACGATGCTGTGGCCGCGGCTCTCGGCCGGAGAAGCGGTCATCACACGGGTCTTGATCACGTCCACGGGGCTGCAGACGGTTGTCGCGACGAAACCGGCCAAGAAGGACGCCGTGAAATGAGTGCCCAGGTTATCGGACATGCCGAACCTGTCGATGCAGAGACGCTTGAAGGTGTCGTAGGAAGCCAATTGCGAGGCGGTCATCAGCACGGCACGAGTCGAATTGGGCCAAACACCACGGAACAGACTTGCAGGACCTTCGTGGCGGGTCATCTGGACCAGTCCGTGGAAGGCATGTCTGTAGTTACGGCGTTGCTCTACGGGGAGAGCTGCGTCGGACTGCATGCGCACGTTCATAACGTCGGCCGGATTTCCTGCGATACCACCAAGAAAACCGGATGTACAGGCCATCCCGACCAGGGTGAGAGTGCTGGCGGGTGCATCGGGCGATGTGAAGCGCGATTTCAACTCTTCATATATACCGAAGCGAGTGGTGGAATAGGTCATCTGTCGTAAGAGCGCGGCCGAAAGCTACATGGTTGTTGCACTGTGAGCAAGAGGTCCTCCTCCCGTTTCCCCTGGGACCCACACAGATTGAACGTACCCCTCTATATAAACCCAAAATACCATCACTCTTAATCACATGGCCGAAAGTGCCTAACATGGTGGTGGGCGCTCCGGGTCCACGTGTTTGCAAGCGAACCTATTTTTTTCCACACGCCATCGATTAGCGTCACGGTGACgcgagagaaaaagaacatgGGCAGAAAACGCATAACACAGCCGATAATGGTCTATGAATAATTTACCTTCACTATGAGATTAATGTTAGCTAAGTCGGAATAGAGAGAAAAATAATTCAGTAGcgaaattagatttatattgAGGGCTTACCAAGATCCAAAGGGTGCGTCACGGCGGCCGCAAAACATGATGCAGAGCCACCAAACCAGAAAGGATAATGCACTTTTTTCACTGGCACAGCAGCCCGGGGGGGCTGCGACACCTCCAGCTTTGCGCTGCTTGCCATCCTGGAGAACAAGATGTGAACAATCCAGCGAGGGGAAGGGGAGTGGAGAGTGTAGGTGATTTCAAAAGGTAGGAGACTAGTTTGTACAAGTACCTAAATGTCTTAGACTAGTTTCGTACCTCACGGGAATTTCTTAAAATGCGTCGGAGACTTGATCTATCTCCGAGCCCGCAGCGGTCTTCGGCAGCATAACCGGTGCTGGAGGCAACCAGCCAATCATAGACTCGGTTTTGGTCGGGCAAATGGTAACCCTCGGTAATACAGTGGAAGGAGGCAGGGATATCCGCGGGCTCATTCTTCGCGGAAGAAGGCGTCTTGGAACCTTTGTCTACATCAACGTGGTCGGTCCTTGAATTACTGCCGATGAACTTCATTCCAAGGCTTTATGTAGGATACTATCACTTTTCCTGCATTTAGTTGACGGTAGTGTCTGGTGTCTGCCATGTAGCACGGTAATCGCGATTGCAAGGATGTATTTTAGATCACTTTGCCAGCCAGAAGCAGATTAGTAGGCCATGTGGTGTTCTGGAGACCATGTGGAGTCGACGAAGCATCTCGAATACTTCGAATAAGTCTAAATTAAGCTCTGTTTTGACAACAAAGAGGGATCTCCATCTACCAACATGAATCTATATCGAAGTACAAGATGCCCCGTACATATACTGGCACATAGTATTTATTGCCAAACATAGCTTTAGTAAGAGGGCATTTAAGGAAGCCAATTTCCTTCCACGTCTCTCTAGACCTGTAAATATAACGTAGGCTAAATATACATCAATCAAACATGCCAATCAGGCCAAATCCAGAGAAGATTAAGGTTACACAGAGGCACAGCTACGGAGGAGGTATTGACCATTTCTAGCCTCAAGCACCATAGCTGCGATTCGAACTGTTTCATTCATTTTAAGTTTCTATATTGTAATTGAGTGTGACATGTTTCATATAAGCCCTCGAGGATACAAAGCCAATATAACATTGACCAAGTCGACGGAAAGCTGCTATCGACTCGTATAAGCAAGGTGAAATCCCATTCGCGCCGCTGCTCCCTAACCTAAAACTCCGTCCAGATGCTTTGAAATAGCAATTATTGAATATGAAGGCGTGCTTTTCCTGTTAATTCTTGTTTTCCCAGTTTTCACTTTGTGTCCCTACCAGCAATGGCTGGGGTACACGTGAATATCTCAAAGGAAAGATAAATCAATCAAAAACCATACCCACCACCTCCATACGGGGTTGCACCGTACGGGGTTGCTGCGCTTGCTCCCCAAGCACTTGCACCGCCATTAGCGTAAGCAGTGAAGCCTCCATCAATACCCTCTGGAGGCTCATATGCATCTGGACTGCGTACACCCATcatatcttcatcctccccaCCCATAACACCATTGTGGTCGCCGTCACCAGTGCCAGAAAGTGCCGAAATAACAGACGCAAGCTTGCGTTGTAAAACTGTGATCCCTTGCTGGATGATCATATCCGGTTCGAGGACACCGACGCTCTCGACATCGATATAAAAGTTGTTGGGTTGCGCATCGTAATCGAAGGGTTGGTCCGGGGGAGCGGCGTGTTCCCATGCAGCATTGTGAGAGACGGGCCTACTTCTATCAGTATGGAAAGCCCTTCTCCCAGAGATTTTCGATGAAAAAAGGGTGATGCGCATTACCATTCTTTAATAGGATCTTCTTCGTACCAATAATCCACATGTTTGAGGTTATTGTGCGGGTCATATTCGAAACCAACTGCTGCGGTGGGCATCCACTTGGCGTGTTCTTTGGCAATACCCTTCTTGGCGATACATGTCATTTTAAGCTCTTGCCCACGTCGCAATTTACAGATCAGGGGTCCATTGCCTTCTGGATCAGTGATAACCGGGTTTCCGACCCATTCATTCGCCCGCTCACCGCTGACCACCAGATCCCGCGCATACACGCGCATAATGTCATCGCCGGTGCAGCGCGCATGTAAAGTAAGCGTCACGCTGCACCGCGCGCAATGATCCTCACACTCGCAGTCGCGAGTGTACTCAACGTCCTGGTCACAGTTCTTGGAATTAAGAGGGATGAGACCCAGTCGGTGGGCAAGAAACTCGTCCGGAAGCACAGAGGTATTCTTCTCGACTTCAACTAGGTCGATAGCAATAGTGGGAACTTCAGCAAGCATGGCTCGGCGGAGAGAGTTGGCGAAGGCGAGATCGACGGAGCTGAGTTTGAAATCGACTCGGTAGGGTTCGGCCTACACTTTTGTTAATCCCTGAGGGCTTGTTTTGGCGCTTCTCTCCATAATTTGACTTGGTGTTCGAGATTTTTGACCATACCTCTC
This window harbors:
- a CDS encoding oxoglutarate/malate carrier protein (dicarboxylate transporter); this translates as MASSAKLEVSQPPRAAVPVKKVHYPFWFGGSASCFAAAVTHPLDLVKVRLQTRGPGAPTTMLGTFGHVIKSDGILGLYRGLSAALLRQMTYSTTRFGIYEELKSRFTSPDAPASTLTLVGMACTSGFLGGIAGNPADVMNVRMQSDAALPVEQRRNYRHAFHGLVQMTRHEGPASLFRGVWPNSTRAVLMTASQLASYDTFKRLCIDRFGMSDNLGTHFTASFLAGFVATTVCSPVDVIKTRVMTASPAESRGHSIVGLLRDITRKEGFAWAFRGWVPSFIRLGPHTIATFIFLEEHKKLYRLLKGVSEEKHTA
- a CDS encoding DNA-directed RNA polymerase, with protein sequence MDYEMDIEPTGPQVTVREAEPYRVDFKLSSVDLAFANSLRRAMLAEVPTIAIDLVEVEKNTSVLPDEFLAHRLGLIPLNSKNCDQDVEYTRDCECEDHCARCSVTLTLHARCTGDDIMRVYARDLVVSGERANEWVGNPVITDPEGNGPLICKLRRGQELKMTCIAKKGIAKEHAKWMPTAAVGFEYDPHNNLKHVDYWYEEDPIKEWPVSHNAAWEHAAPPDQPFDYDAQPNNFYIDVESVGVLEPDMIIQQGITVLQRKLASVISALSGTGDGDHNGVMGGEDEDMMGVRSPDAYEPPEGIDGGFTAYANGGASAWGASAATPYGATPYGGGGYGF